CAAACCCTTTGTTATGTTGAATGGGTATCAAATATTGTTCCAGTAATGAAAAAGAATGGAAAGCTACGAGTATGTATTGATTTTCTAGATCAAGACAATGCTACTCTGAAGGATGAATACTTTATACCTCTAGCAGATATGCTAATCGATTCTACTGCGGGTAATGAGATTTTGAGTTTTATGGATGGTTACTCAGGGTATAATCAAATTTTTATCGCAGAAGATGATGTGTGAAAAACTACCTTTCGATGCCCTGGAGCACTGGGAACCTATGAATGGATAGTGATACTATTTGGTTTGAAAAATGCTGATGCAACATATTAACATGCCATGAACACTATTTTTCATGAATTTATTGGAAAATTTATGGAATTTTATATCAATGATGTTATGGTTAAATCAAATTCGGGGAATCAACATCTCGATCATTTATGGCAGGCATTTAATACAATGCgaagaaaagggttaaagatgAATCCTTTTGAAGTGTGCATTTGATGTGTCTGCAGGGAATTCCTAGGATTTGTTGTTCATAAAAAAGGTATTGCTATTGATAAAAATAATGCTAATGTAATCTTAGAATTGCCTCCTCGTAAATCCAAAAAGGAAGTACAATCTTTCTTTGGGAAAGTTAACTATCTTCGACGGTTTATATCAAACCTTTCTGGTCGAACTCGAATATTTGCACATTTTGTAAAGCTTAAAGACAAAACACAGTACGAGCGGACAGAAGAACATCAAAAAGCTTTTGAATCAATCAAAACTTACTTGTCCAATGCACTAGTGATGGCAACTGTTCATCCTCATGAGCCTTTAAAATTGTATATTGCCGCATCTATGAATACTATCGGATACATATTGGCTAAAGATAATGCAGAAGGACATGAACGGGCCATTTATTATCTTAGTAGGGTGTTAATCGATATAGAGATAAGATATTCTTCTACGAAAAATTGTGTTTGTCCCTTTATTATgcttgcatgaaattaaagtgtTACATGGTTGTGAAAAATGTGAATGTAATCACACAAATGGATTTGATAAAATACATGTTATCTTAACCTATGTTGAGAGGTCGGTTAGGAAAATGGATGATTGCTTTAACAGAGTTCGATTTACAATATGTGCCAGCCAAGGCTGTGAAAGGTCAGGTCATTGCAGATTTTTTAGTCGATCGGCCGAACAATCCTAATGAGCAGGGGACAAATATAGTTGATGTAGTTTCCGATTGTTGGAAACTGCATTTTGATGGTTCGAAACACAAAAGTGGTGCCAAAGTTGGAATTTTGATTATTTCTCCAGAAGGTTCCCTATCAGaatttttgtttgaattgaaatATCATTGTTCGAATAATGTCGCTGATTATGAGACCTTGATACTgggtttaaaaatttttgttgctAAAGGAGTATTGGATATTCAAATCCTTGGGGATTCCCAATTGATTTTGAAACAGTTATCTAAAGAGTTTAAGTGCAATAACAAGAAGTTACAAAAGTATTTATCGATAGCATAGGAGTTGTTAGTGTCTTTTCGAAAAGTGTATCTGGTTCACATTCCAAGGGTTCGAAATGAAATTGCTAATGAATTGGCCCAAATTGCATCGAGATATAAAATACTCCCTAAAACATTAGAGAAGTTGGCAAAAGTTCGTCAAATTCTGGACCCATCGAAGAGAGAGAGGCCCTGATTTTGGACAAATGGGATAATGATGATTGGAGAAAACCAATTGCCTAATATTTGAAAAATCCCAATATTAAGGCAgatcaaaaaattaaattgaaagcaaggAATTTTGTGTTGATGGCTAAtgaattatacaaaaaatatttgtgGTAGTCTTTCCAAGTGTTTAAGACAATCGGATAAAGATATTGCTCTGGGAGAAGTTCATAAAGGTATATGTGGTGCCAATCAAGTTGGAGTGAAATGAAATGGGAACTTCGATGAGATCGAGTGTATTGGCCTTCTATGATCAAAGACTGTATCGATTATGCGAAAGCATGTCAGGAGTGCCAGCGACATGGAGTAATACAACAGATTCCAGCTTCCAAATTACATTCAATTATCAAGCCATGGACTTTTCGAGGTTGGGCTCTGGATCTGATCGGAATGATACACCCACCGTCttcaaaaaatcataaatttaataTCACGACAATTGATTATTTTACAAAGTGTGTGGAAGCTGTTCCTTTAGTAGAAGTAGGACGAAACAAAATTATTGACTTCATAGAGGAGTACATAATTCATCATTTGGAATTTTCCAAACTTTAAGTACTGATCAGGGGACTATGTTTACTGGTGAACGCATTAAAAATTTCACGGCTTCAAGAAATATCACTATGGTAACTTCGACTCCATACTATGCACAAGCGAATGGTCAAGTTAAAGCAGCAAATAAAATATTGATCAATTTGATTAAGAAGTAAATTGGTCGTAAACTTCGAACTTGGCATGAAACTTTAAGCCAAGTATTGTGGGCTTATCAAAATTCACCTAGAGGATCGACAAGTATGTCTCCTTACAAATTGGTGTATGGCCATGATGCAGTGTTGCCATTAGAGATTAATCTTAATAATTTAAAAGTAATGAGATAAAATGATTTACCGattgatgattattggaatgcaatGTATGATTAGTTGAATGATTTAAATCAAGAACGTATTTTAGCACTCGAGAATATAATTCATCAGAAACATAATATTGCTTGAAGTTATAATCGTCGAGTGAGAGAAAAGTGCTTCAGTATGGGAGAGTtggttttaaaagttattttaccaatggaaaagaaatcaaaattttttggtAAATGGTCCCATAATTGGGAGGGACCTTTTTCAGGTAATCAATTTGTATTTTGGGAATGCATATTGCATTAAAGATATTGATTCTGGCAATATAGTGAAATCGATAAATGGAAAATAGTTGAAGAAATATCGATGTATAGAAAGTAGTGTTTAAAGAACAGAACAGATGAAATAAAAATTCAGTTCAAACAGTACATCAAATTGTGGGCAAGTGAGGAGCTAATAGCTCATCGAGTTCCATTCGAAGTTGAATTCTTTTACTATTGAGGGCAGAATAAGCTTCGACTTCATCATGTTCTTCGTTTTTTGCCCTGTCATATTTTCTCCTGATATCTTCTTGTTTAGTTTCTACTTTGCAAATTTATTTGAagagatcttgtttcttttgttgTGCTGCAGCATAAGGCCCTGCCAATTCAGCCTTTTTCTTCTGAATCATGGCAAGTTCTTTTCagagtttttctttttgttgtcaAAATAAGCTTGAGTGCTAGTAGCTTGGGCAATTCTTAGGTCAAACTCTTTGTATGATTTTTGAATCGATTGGTAGACAATGCCTATCTCTTTTGATTTCCTTTTGATCTTTGCTGTTATCTTTTTGGCTTCCTTTATTCTGTCTTGAGCACAAATTTGACAAATCTTCTCACTATAGAGGAAAATTCAGGTGGAACCTAAAAATTCAAGAGAAGAACTCAAGATGTCAGATAAAAGGCTGTTCAAATCATGTTGTGTTACCCATTCGTCAGTAGTATGGGTTAATAGCCTAAGAAGAGAAGTTAATTGCTCAAGGGTTTTGGAGTtgagatttttaaaaagattggATGCTGGTAAATCTTTAATAATTGGGCTCGAGGTAGGAATTTCTTCTTCTTGAGTGATCTTGGTCAAGACAGCTATTAGGTTAGCCAAGCCAGCATCTTGAACTTCAGAGGCAATGTTAGGAGTTTCCTTCGAAATATCGGGACCTTGTGAGGAAGAGGATTCAGTTGGTTTTATTGGACTTGGTATTTTTTGTGGAGAAGGTGTAATCTCTCTAGTTTCTCGAATAGGTGAATCAAGGGTTTGTGCAATGGGAGAATTAAGAATCGAATCGGTGTTAATAGGAGAAAAAGGATTAGAAATATTTACAAATTGAGGGGTTGGATGTTTTTCTTGGGTTAGATCTACTAGGTTTTATTTTTTGACATTTGATGGAAGAATAACCTGGATAGGTTTGGTCAAAATGACTGTTTAAGCAGAGGAATGGGACTCTTGAAATTCTGGTCTGTGTTATTCTCCTTGTTGTTCTAGGCCAATTTGTACAATCGGTGAGGAAGGAATAGATTGAGCAACCCTTCCAGCCTATGTAATGATAGAAATGTTTGTAagtaaaatcaatttgaaattgaaaaaaaaggtGTGGATTAGAGAATAAATATACCTAGGCAGATTTTGTAAGAGCCGCAACTAATCAACCAGTTAATTAACTGATTATAATGCCCAAATTAGTTTTCGAAAAGTTAGAAAGAGAAtctgaggatttaaaggtgatatatggactcagtaggtctttctgagtcaaaaaatgtattttctgtgaaaaaccgtagaaaaccacgaaccgacagttgaaccggttcaagtctgcccggtattgtgcgagaaaaagtgaaaatagtcaaaaaccttagaaaaatattagaaatgaaaaaccgggcgttaattttaaaggtttggcccgaagttgggccaaatggGCTAAAAGCGCTAACAGGTTGGatcggacccaagttgggcccaagcccaacatatataagggctCATTAATGAACCCAAACAACCATAACACactcacaaacacacacacatcaGAAATTgaaagagggagaggagaagagattgatactattcatcatcatcttctcaagctcatatcttgagctacagagctccgattgccgcaccgtttacggctacgcgttccttgtgaagagttCTACAAAACTCGCCCAAGAAAGTGGTAAGGAAAGCTCGAATCCCTCTCAGTTCTTCtcctcaaaattttgaaaatttagggttttgattaagtgagattttgtgattttggatgtttaggttcactctaatccttgcttagcattaGGTTTTGGCTACCAAAAATGTTGAACAAGGTAAGAGACTTTGAACTCTTGTGAGATTATGTTTatgatgagccctaggttgatttgtgatggtttatgcatatatagtttgattattgtgagtttggagcttgttggtgattgttggaagcttggattgtgttggaaagcttgtTGGTGATCATTGTGGTGCTCATTTTGGGTTAAGGACATTTCGGGAATTggttaaggtatggtttcgattttctctatgtaatatataatattcatggacacttaagctagtgacccataggataggtttggatttgAATGGTTAATGAGTTGTTGAATGTTGTTGTTTGATGAtttatgataaattgatgattatTGAGTTTGATTTTGATGATTAGTAATGATATGATGAGGAGGAATGATCTGTGAAGTTGAGAAGTGAACTGTGTTGATATatgtgatattgatgttgatgaattGGTAATGTATTTGGAAAAATGTTAATGAGGTTTGATTATAATGTGATATATTGATGTTGAGATTGAGAATGAGGAAAGGTGAAGTAAAATACGGTAAATTTGGTGTAATTTGACATAGAGGGTTGATTTTGATGAGAATTAGAGTTTGGaacggtttggtttggttttggttgtgttttacaaaagaattgaggaaattgtgattttggataaaagttagtttttggtgaactttgtctgatcataacttttgcctcggctTTCAAAATTGGtcgaaatttttttagaattaaagttcattgaaaaccctttaaatcgctataaagtttgcaaaattttggcattggttttagtatgtttttagtatattttagttagtttttattacatttttattagtttttagttaaaattcacttttctgggctttactatgagtttgtgtgtttttctgtgatttcagatattttctggctgaaattgaggaacctgagcaaaaatctgattcagaggctgaaaaagactgcagatgctgttggattctgacctccctacactcgaagtggattttttggagctacagaagctcaattggcgttctctcaattgcgttggaaagtagacatcctaggctttccagaaatgtataatagtccacactttgcccgagatttaatggcccaaaccggcgttgcaaattagcttcagaattcccggcgtttaacgccggaactggcacaaaaattggagttaaacgcccaaactggcataaaagctggcgtttaactctggaaaaagtctctacacatgaaagcttcaatgctcagcccaagcacacaccaagtggaccccagaagtggatttttatgtcatttactcatttctgtataccctaggttactagttcactattaataggaccttttgatattgtatctcTACCTCATAACACTTTagacgtttcttattgtatcttctacggcataagtccctaaaccccatggttgggggtgaggagctctgctgtgtcttgatggattaatgcaattactactgtttttcattcaatcacgcttgcttctattctaagatatcacttgttcctaaacttgatgaatgtgatgatccgtgacactcatcatcattctcacctatgaacgtgtgtctgacaaccacctccattctaccttagattgagtagatatctcttggattccttaatcagaatcttcgtggtataagctagaattgatggcggcattcaagagaatccgaaaggtctaaaccttgtctgtggtattctgagtaggattcaaggactaaatgactgtgacgagcttcaaactcctgaaggctgggcgttagtgacagatgcaaaagaatcactggattctattccaacctgattgagaaccgacatatgattagccgtgctgtgacagagcgcgttgaacattttcactgagaggatgggaggtagccattgacaacggt
The sequence above is drawn from the Arachis hypogaea cultivar Tifrunner chromosome 4, arahy.Tifrunner.gnm2.J5K5, whole genome shotgun sequence genome and encodes:
- the LOC140184073 gene encoding uncharacterized protein yields the protein MKKNGKLRVCIDFLDQDNATLKDEYFIPLADMLIDSTAAKAVKGQVIADFLVDRPNNPNEQGTNIVDVVSDCWKLHFDGSKHKSGAKVGILIISPEGSLSEFLFELKYHCSNNVADYETLILGLKIFVAKGVLDIQILGDSQLILKQLSKEFKCNNKKLQKYLSIA